In Candidatus Amarolinea dominans, the sequence ACGACCCACTTTCTTCGACAGCGCCCGACATGGTCGCTGGCCTGAGCCGTTCCAGCCCGAAGATGACAAACTCATCCTCCTGCGACAACCGACCAAACGGGTCTCAGCGGCGGCTCGCCTTTCAGGCTACTCGCCTGCACCATCAGGTAGCCGGTGCTGCGCGCCGGATAGGAAAGATACACCGTTCCCGGGCTGCGCGGCGCCTTCACATGCAGCGACGTTTCGACATAAATAAACATCAGTGATTTTGCATCGAACATCCGGTCATTCCTCCTTCTTACCCAAAAAGAACATCAGGCGGGCGCAATGACGGCCTGGCCCAGACCGATTTCAGCGCCCCGGTCAGTGTTAGCGTTCTGGATCAAGTCAGGGCGGAGCGCCTGACCATCACTGGAAAAGAGATACACACTACCGGCTGGCACAAAACGCCGGGCGGGACGATGAGCGCCGGCCTCGGCGGCGGGTGCGGCCCAATCAAAGCCGCCCACGCTCTCGTAGCGATGGATGGCCGTCGCTTGCAGGCTGACCTGGCCCTGGAAAACTGGCTCCCAG encodes:
- a CDS encoding CRISPR-associated protein Cmr3 codes for the protein WEPVFQGQVSLQATAIHRYESVGGFDWAAPAAEAGAHRPARRFVPAGSVYLFSSDGQALRPDLIQNANTDRGAEIGLGQAVIAPA